One window of Mangrovibacterium diazotrophicum genomic DNA carries:
- a CDS encoding type I restriction-modification system subunit M, translated as MSNEINNNNKVEVGFIWRITDDVLRDAFKKNEIGDVLLPFVVIRRLDCILEPVNQKVRDAYNNFHDKVAEDKLDPILRKAAGGLKFYNTSKHTLNSLKDDPRNIEINFNNYLNGFNPDVRDILDNFQFDKIVARLIKNKLLYEMIDAICRVNLNTDKIDNHGMGYVFEELIRISNEQSNETAGEHFTPRDVIALMNAIIFAPEIAELSQPGIIRTIYDPACGTGGMVNLGKKYIEDALFGSSDHKPVIKTYGQEINEQSFAIAKSEALITGEDANNIKHGNSFSEDQFVGKHFHYMMANPPYGVTWKKDEKFIRNEALNPAGRFYAGLPRTSDGQLLFLQHMISKMEREGSRIGVVTNGSPLFTGDAGSGESEIRKWIIENDWLDCIVALPKDLFYNTGINTYIWFITNKKEARRKGKVQLINAAANIEKGTNGSKKVEYLFANPMKKSLGNKRNQIDDQYIAQITELYEQFEEGEYCKIFDNDHFGYYQLTIEQPLRDKKGRVQTDKSGNPKPDSKKRDKENVPLTADIDDYFNAEVLPHVPDAWIDIDKTRIGYEINFTKYFYQYKGLESSETIAEDIKILEYGNPESGEKGIVDLLKDLLA; from the coding sequence ATGAGCAACGAAATAAATAACAATAATAAAGTCGAAGTAGGATTCATCTGGAGAATTACAGATGATGTTTTGCGTGATGCTTTCAAGAAAAATGAAATCGGCGACGTACTCCTCCCCTTTGTGGTGATTCGCCGACTCGATTGCATCCTGGAACCCGTGAACCAAAAGGTTCGCGATGCCTACAACAACTTTCACGATAAAGTAGCAGAGGATAAACTCGACCCCATTTTGCGTAAAGCTGCCGGAGGTTTGAAGTTTTACAATACTTCGAAACATACCCTCAATTCGTTGAAAGACGACCCGCGCAACATCGAGATTAACTTCAATAACTACCTGAATGGTTTTAACCCTGATGTACGTGACATCCTCGACAACTTCCAGTTCGATAAAATCGTTGCCCGCCTGATTAAAAACAAGCTGCTTTATGAAATGATTGATGCGATCTGTCGGGTAAACCTAAATACCGACAAGATTGACAATCACGGCATGGGTTATGTGTTTGAAGAACTCATCCGTATATCGAACGAACAAAGCAACGAAACTGCCGGGGAACACTTTACCCCACGCGATGTAATTGCCTTGATGAACGCCATCATTTTTGCGCCAGAAATTGCCGAACTCAGCCAGCCCGGAATCATTCGTACCATTTACGACCCCGCTTGTGGTACTGGTGGTATGGTAAACTTGGGTAAAAAGTACATCGAAGACGCCCTGTTCGGTAGCAGCGACCATAAACCGGTGATTAAAACCTACGGGCAGGAAATTAACGAACAATCATTTGCCATTGCTAAATCAGAAGCCTTAATTACCGGTGAAGATGCCAACAACATCAAACACGGCAACTCCTTTTCCGAAGACCAGTTTGTGGGAAAACACTTCCACTACATGATGGCGAACCCGCCTTATGGCGTAACCTGGAAGAAGGACGAGAAATTTATCCGAAATGAAGCCTTAAACCCTGCCGGGCGTTTCTATGCCGGACTGCCGCGCACCAGCGACGGCCAGCTCTTATTCCTGCAACACATGATTTCCAAAATGGAACGCGAAGGCAGCCGCATTGGGGTTGTTACCAACGGTTCGCCCCTGTTTACTGGCGATGCCGGAAGCGGCGAAAGTGAAATTCGTAAGTGGATTATCGAGAACGACTGGCTCGATTGTATTGTGGCGCTGCCCAAAGACCTTTTCTACAACACCGGCATTAACACCTACATTTGGTTTATTACCAATAAAAAGGAGGCCAGACGCAAAGGAAAGGTGCAGTTGATTAATGCAGCGGCCAACATCGAAAAAGGTACCAACGGGAGTAAAAAGGTGGAGTACCTATTTGCCAATCCTATGAAAAAGAGTTTGGGCAACAAGCGAAACCAAATCGACGACCAGTATATTGCACAAATTACCGAACTGTACGAGCAGTTTGAAGAAGGCGAATACTGCAAAATATTCGATAACGACCACTTTGGTTACTACCAGTTAACCATTGAACAACCGCTGCGCGACAAAAAAGGCCGCGTGCAAACCGATAAAAGCGGTAACCCAAAACCCGACAGCAAAAAACGCGACAAGGAAAACGTGCCTTTAACGGCCGATATTGACGACTACTTTAATGCAGAAGTACTGCCCCATGTACCCGATGCGTGGATTGACATAGACAAAACCAGGATTGGTTACGAAATCAACTTCACCAAGTATTTCTACCAGTACAAAGGATTGGAAAGCTCCGAAACCATTGCCGAAGACATTAAAATCCTTGAATATGGTAACCCGGAAAGCGGTGAAAAAGGAATTGTTGACCTTTTAAAAGACTTACTGGCGTAA